In a genomic window of Rhipicephalus microplus isolate Deutch F79 unplaced genomic scaffold, USDA_Rmic scaffold_37, whole genome shotgun sequence:
- the LOC142786891 gene encoding uncharacterized protein LOC142786891 — translation MPEDNSIRFLDLRLTFANQHSCWMYEPRAQKPLLPYTSSHTKLVKRSIVQTCLSNALDKSCHHVVTRSFLAQIRRLEAAGYPHKLLTSVAEVIYRKKKKSCQENVQQASMETGRGKKISVIPYMHNISHRLRKIGQQCGVRVVFSAPHKLSYLSRVTCPVKKRKRQCTTKHRKKFLDCSHNVIYRIPLSCGCCYIGQTGRCLNDRLREHKNNVRNAKEGFLAIHCSSCGCTPLFEETTIIGRHQDMRTREIIEAAHIAKEGSRCISMASIGLSAKELSFLEERM, via the coding sequence ATGCCAGAAGACAACAGCATTCGTTTTTTAGATCTCAGACTAACATTTGCCAATCAACATTCATGTTGGATGTACGAACCACGAGCACAAAAACCGTTGTTGCCGTACACATCGTCACACACTAAGTTAGTCAAGCGAAGCATTGTTCAAACATGTCTTTCCAACGCATTAGATAAATCATGTCACCACGTTGTCACTAGAAGTTTCTTGGCGCAGATTCGTCGGCTCGAAGCAGCAGGTTATCCACATAAGCTGCTCACATCGGTAGCGGAAGtaatttacagaaaaaagaagaaaagctgccaggaaaatgttcagcaggcaagcatggaaaccggtcgaggcaagaagatttcggtcataccatacatgcataatatttcacatcgtctcaggaaaatagggcaacagtgcggcgttcgagtggttttttcagcacctcacaaattgtcatatctttcacgtgtcacctgtcctgtcaaaaaaaggaaacgccagtgcactaccaagcatcgtaagaaatttctagattgttcacataatgtcatttatcgcattccactttcatgcgggtgttgctatataggccaaactggaaggtgtctaaatgaccgcctccgagagcacaaaaataatgtgcgcaacgccaaagaaggttttttggccattcattgcagttcctgtggttgcacacccctgtttgaagaaacaacaatcatcggcagacatcaggacatgcgtactcgtgaaatcattgaagccgctcatatcgcaaaagaagggtcgcgatgcatcagcatggcttccatcgggttatcggccaaagaattatcttttctagaagagcgcatgtaa
- the LOC142786889 gene encoding uncharacterized protein LOC142786889 — MQYQLAQSFTLLSYISSSSGFLTPTAVHSSLLITLISVALCRARILSFCIRKKQLPPEVKSLFGGFSPSDHHGVRMCKILRSEWQRQARLHRDTLNLQLHHNERLPAGRRKRWREYNNLIDSTVEHMWQCALRQLRIVQPTRPRQEGVVHVADDVQLSEQVRRTLGLGPKFAVEQRKTPAELLSVVRQVSSLAPTNECDRCVSEGVDVLMHGKPTSHNLPLKKVSTFLLRNELCVVPADKEGGFAVLPNDVYLQKAHDAVLSVFKRCPDVSLAKVKEKAILLCSQLDLKKLALTIGKCQNLALDMFFSCKTHKEDSPFRVIISEKGTWQKALASFIQQNLKLLKIDDPFLIRNSQEVISFINQNPNEQLTAFSIDVKDLYYSLPSKELISCIEECIDEFGSVAFQNTTCISGGAFLDLVSFYLKSTYVEWNNEIFLQKNGVSIGSCIAPLLSDLYLAKLDRALNARLNGSSVLKTFRFVDDYLVILKRQAQCR, encoded by the coding sequence atgcaataccaactagcccaaagtttcactcttctAAGTTATATTTCTAGTTCCTCGGGCTTCTTGACTCCTACTGCTGTGCATTCCTCTTTGCTCATTACCCTCATCTCCGTCGCCCTGTGCCGCGCCCGCATCTTATCATTCTGCATTCGAAAAAAACAGCTCCCTCCGGAAGTAAAAAGCTTGTTTGGTGGCTTCAGCCCTTCGGACCACCATGGCGTTAGGATGTGCAAAATCCTAAGGTCCGAATGGCAAAGGCAAGCACGACTCCACCGGGACACCCTGAATCTACAACTTCACCACAACGAAAGGCTACCAGCTGGCAGGAGAAAAAGGTGGCGAGAATATAACAATCTTATAGACTCCACTGTCGAACATATGTGGCAATGTGCTCTGAGGCAACTACGGATTGTGCAGCCAACTAGACCGCGTCAGGAAGGCGTCGTCCACGTCGCTGATGACGTCCAGCTTTCAGAACAAGTGCGCCGCACCCTGGGGCTGGGCCCAAAGTTTGCAGTGGAACAGAGAAAGACTCCCGCGGAGCTGCTATCTGTGGTTCGACAGGTCTCAAGCCTCGCACCGACGAATGAGTGCGACAGGTGCGTTTCCGAGGGCGTTGACGTTCTGATGCATGGTAAGCCCACAAGCCACAACTTGCCTCTAAAGAAAGTCTCCACGTTCTTGCTCCGGAATGAACTGTGTGTCGTACCAGCAGATAAAGAGGGAGGTTTTGCTGTACTACCAAATGATGTGTACCTTCAAAAAGCGCATGACGCTGTTCTCTCTGTGTTTAAACGGTGCCCTGATGTATCCCTAGCAAAAGTTAAGGAAAAAGCCATCTTACTTTGCTCGCAACTAGATCTAAAAAAGCTGGCACTAACGATAGGTAAATGTCAGAATTTAGCCCTAGATATGTTTTTTTCATGCAAAACCCACAAAGAAGACTCACCTTTTCGCGTAATAATTTCAGAAAAAGGAACGTGGCAGAAAGCACTAGCGAGTTTCATTCAACAAAATTTGAAGCTGCTCAAAATTGATGATCCTTTCCTCATCCGTAATTCGCAAGAGGTCATAAGCTTCATCAACCAAAACCCGAACGAACAGCTCACCGCCTTTTCAATCGATGTGAAAGACTTGTATTATTCTCTGCCATCCAAAGAACTAATTTCATGTATCGAAGAATGCATCGATGAATTTGGATCCGTAGCATTCCAGAACACGACTTGTATTAGTGGCGGTGCTTTCCTTGACCTTGTCTCGTTTTACCTTAAATCTACCTATGTTGAATGGAAcaatgaaatttttcttcaaaagaaTGGTGTGTCTATAGGCTCATGCATTGCCCCACTGTTGAGTGACCTCTATCTAGCAAAGTTAGACAGAGCTcttaacgcacggctcaatggtaGCAGTGTTCTGAAAACCTTCCGTTTTGTAGATGATTATCTTGTGATTCTCAAGCGCCAAGCGCAATGCAGATAA